One Halovivax ruber XH-70 genomic region harbors:
- a CDS encoding NOP5/NOP56 family protein, with product MSDRTGAWFEDVTRHETAASATAIRSGSRAEPAPWPELAVESGAATDEDDYYDWLHDATVAATADAAQELERADDRQLVHAVRAMDDCRRTANELAERLAEWGGTVDDEPGTGVAYARRIVAGETAIEDETITSLAERVVDLEDEALALEDRLDRVAPTVAPNLVALADPVLAARLISLAGSLEALAKQPSGTIQVLGAEDALFAHLRGHAPSPKHGVIYTHEAVRGTAPANRGSAARAVAGKLAIAARVDHYAGDRRPDLERELAERIETIQARDGATESTEAGTDD from the coding sequence ATGAGCGACCGCACAGGGGCCTGGTTCGAGGACGTCACGCGCCACGAGACGGCAGCGAGTGCGACCGCGATTCGATCGGGGTCGCGCGCAGAACCGGCCCCCTGGCCGGAACTGGCCGTCGAATCGGGGGCAGCGACGGACGAGGACGACTACTACGACTGGCTCCACGACGCGACCGTGGCAGCCACGGCAGACGCCGCCCAGGAACTCGAACGAGCCGACGATCGGCAACTCGTTCACGCCGTCCGTGCGATGGACGACTGTCGCCGAACGGCGAACGAACTCGCCGAACGACTCGCCGAGTGGGGCGGGACTGTCGACGACGAACCGGGGACAGGTGTCGCGTACGCCCGTCGCATCGTGGCCGGCGAAACGGCGATCGAGGACGAGACGATCACGTCGCTGGCCGAACGCGTCGTCGATCTCGAGGACGAAGCACTCGCGCTCGAAGACCGCCTCGACAGAGTGGCTCCGACTGTCGCACCGAACCTCGTCGCCCTCGCCGATCCGGTCCTCGCCGCGCGACTGATTTCACTCGCCGGCAGCCTGGAGGCGCTCGCGAAACAGCCGAGTGGGACAATCCAGGTCCTCGGCGCGGAGGACGCCCTCTTCGCACACCTTCGCGGCCACGCGCCGTCGCCAAAGCACGGCGTCATCTACACGCACGAGGCCGTCCGCGGTACGGCGCCGGCGAACCGGGGCTCCGCGGCACGGGCCGTCGCCGGAAAGCTGGCGATCGCCGCCAGGGTAGATCACTACGCTGGAGACAGACGTCCCGACCTCGAACGCGAACTGGCCGAGCGGATCGAGACGATACAGGCTCGCGACGGTGCAACTGAGTCCACGGAGGCGGGCACCGATGACTGA
- a CDS encoding DUF63 family protein, with protein MQQYIDRYGAERIWAATVVVVFGGLALLAALFPQQVYVEFIWEYFWGPVVADANNWNCVAWAGGEVQSCDVAGPDAGPTASPGYTFTSYAGYIPTLLLLLTGFIFAIERLDIERYRAGFWGLFPFMLFGGALRTVEDANVAVHEATGDAALSLPWQALIISPFIYVVVALIALVSLVIAVWLERNEYVSGYEYPLAGIGTGLLVLSLAILASWASTGGYGFFPGLAVTVLVVSTVITGAVWWTIVQFAPQLNEGTGYMGIPIIWAHAVDGTANVIGLDWATAFGLPSNLVPKHPVNAAIQRYTGQLLPESITSVIGDVWPFLLLKVAAAVFIIWVFNEEVFEESPRFTIMLMLTVVAVGLGPGTRDMLRATFGV; from the coding sequence ATGCAGCAGTACATCGACCGCTACGGGGCCGAGCGGATCTGGGCGGCGACGGTCGTCGTCGTGTTCGGCGGACTCGCCCTCCTCGCGGCACTGTTCCCACAGCAGGTGTACGTCGAGTTCATCTGGGAGTACTTCTGGGGGCCAGTGGTCGCAGACGCGAACAACTGGAACTGTGTCGCCTGGGCCGGCGGCGAGGTGCAATCGTGTGACGTCGCCGGACCGGACGCCGGCCCGACTGCCAGTCCGGGATACACCTTTACCTCCTACGCAGGCTACATCCCGACGTTGCTTCTGTTGTTGACGGGATTCATCTTCGCTATCGAGCGACTCGATATCGAGCGCTACCGGGCCGGCTTCTGGGGCCTCTTTCCGTTCATGCTCTTCGGCGGGGCGCTTCGAACCGTCGAAGACGCGAACGTCGCCGTCCACGAAGCGACCGGCGACGCTGCGCTATCCCTGCCCTGGCAAGCGCTCATCATCAGCCCCTTCATCTACGTCGTCGTGGCGCTCATCGCGCTCGTCTCGCTCGTGATCGCCGTCTGGCTCGAACGGAACGAGTACGTCTCCGGCTACGAGTACCCGCTCGCGGGAATCGGAACCGGGTTACTCGTCCTCTCGCTCGCTATCCTCGCTTCGTGGGCGAGTACTGGCGGATACGGCTTTTTCCCGGGGCTCGCGGTAACCGTTCTCGTCGTTTCGACGGTGATCACCGGGGCCGTCTGGTGGACGATCGTTCAGTTCGCACCACAACTCAACGAGGGGACCGGGTACATGGGAATCCCGATCATCTGGGCGCACGCCGTCGACGGAACCGCGAACGTGATCGGCCTCGACTGGGCGACCGCATTCGGCCTCCCGTCGAATCTCGTCCCGAAGCACCCCGTCAACGCCGCGATACAGCGATACACGGGACAGCTCCTCCCCGAATCCATCACGTCGGTTATCGGCGACGTCTGGCCGTTCCTCCTCCTGAAAGTGGCCGCCGCCGTCTTCATCATCTGGGTGTTCAACGAGGAGGTCTTCGAGGAGAGTCCGCGCTTTACGATCATGCTCATGCTGACCGTCGTCGCCGTCGGCCTCGGTCCAGGGACCCGAGACATGCTCAGGGCCACGTTCGGCGTCTGA
- a CDS encoding inositol monophosphatase family protein — MNASGNPDARVDVAVDAASAGAAVAQNAFRSDLAVETKSSKTDVVTQADRDAQRAVIERIETAYPNERIVGEEDEQSGAIPDDGRAWIVDPIDGTANFVAGIPTFCTAVAAVDDGEAIAAALDFPVTGDQYVFDGTDAWLNDDELAVSDRADPHVCTVSPTLWWGRDRRDEYASACSEIVHRFADLRRVRCAQAELAMVASGAQDGTFANVSAHPWDTVAGVSLVRAAGGTVTDLDGNQWRHDSDGLVASNGEIHSELLEAANAVDDVAEPA; from the coding sequence TTGAACGCCAGTGGGAATCCAGACGCGCGGGTCGACGTCGCCGTCGATGCTGCGTCGGCTGGCGCGGCTGTCGCCCAGAACGCGTTCCGGTCTGATCTCGCCGTCGAGACGAAATCATCGAAGACGGACGTCGTGACACAGGCCGACCGCGACGCCCAGCGCGCGGTGATCGAACGAATCGAAACTGCGTACCCAAACGAGCGGATCGTCGGCGAGGAAGACGAGCAGTCGGGTGCGATCCCGGACGACGGCCGCGCCTGGATCGTCGATCCGATCGATGGGACCGCGAACTTCGTCGCCGGGATCCCGACGTTCTGCACGGCGGTCGCAGCCGTCGACGACGGGGAGGCGATCGCCGCGGCACTCGATTTTCCCGTTACCGGGGACCAGTACGTGTTCGATGGAACCGACGCGTGGCTAAACGACGACGAACTCGCGGTCAGCGATCGGGCGGACCCGCACGTGTGCACCGTGAGCCCGACGCTGTGGTGGGGCCGAGATCGTCGGGACGAGTACGCCAGCGCCTGTTCTGAAATCGTGCATCGCTTTGCCGACTTGCGCCGGGTGCGGTGTGCGCAGGCCGAGCTCGCGATGGTCGCAAGCGGCGCCCAGGATGGCACGTTCGCCAACGTATCCGCTCACCCGTGGGACACCGTCGCCGGCGTCTCGCTCGTCAGAGCGGCCGGTGGGACGGTGACCGATCTGGACGGGAACCAGTGGCGACACGACAGCGACGGACTCGTCGCGTCGAACGGGGAGATTCACAGCGAACTACTCGAGGCAGCAAACGCTGTCGACGACGTCGCCGAGCCCGCGTGA